The Mastacembelus armatus chromosome 14, fMasArm1.2, whole genome shotgun sequence genomic interval GTTTCACAAAGTCAGTGACAGAAGCGACACACTTCAGGAAGTGTTGTCAAAACATGAGGAAGTGTTTAAGGATGAGCTGGGGATGTTGAAAGGCTTCACAGCAAAGATTCGGGTGCCCAATGACGTTGAACCCTGTTTTTATAAACCCAGATCAGTGCCTATTGCCATGAAACAGAAAGTAGAGCAGGAGATAGAGAGGCTCTTGCGGGAGAAAATTATTGAGCCAGTGAAGTTTGCAGAATGGGCAGCACCAATTGTACCAGTTTTGAAGCCGGACTCTAGGGTGCGAATTTGTGGGGACTATAAATTGACAGTGAACAAAGTGTCATCCATTGAGCAGTACCCCATTCCAAAAATGGAGGATATGATAGCCAGTttaacaggaggaaacagataCTCTAAGTTAGACATGAGCCATGCCTACCAACAGATTGTTTTAGATGAGGAGTCAAGAAAGTTTgtaacagtaaacacacacaaggggCTTTTCACATACACAAGATTACCTTTTGGGGTGAGCTCCAGTCCAGCCATTTTCCAGCGCACTATGGAAGGAGTGTTACAAGGAATGAAAAATGTGGCAGTGTACCTGGATGACATCATCCTGACTGGAAAAGATGACAAAGATCACATACAGACATTAGAGCAGGTGCTCCAAAGACTGGAAGAGGCGGGACTACGCTTGAAGAGGAGCAAGTGTCAGTTTATGGAAAAAGAAGTGACCTTTTTAGGGCATCGAGTGGACAAGGAGGGGTTGCACCCACTACCAGCCAAAGTAAAAGCAGTACAGGAGGCTCCAGTTCCCACATCAGTGACCGAACTAAAAGCATATTTGGGACTGTTGAATTTTTACAATAAGTTCCTACCACACCTGTCAACAACATTGGCTCCTCTGCACACATTGCTGAGAAAGGATACACCCTGGTCATGGGGGCTGGCCCAGGAGACAGCTTTTAATCAGTCAAAGGAACTGTTGCAAACCAGTGAAGTGTTAGTGCACtatgatgaaaacaaagaactgATACTGGCCTGTGATGCATCACCCTATGGGGTGGGGGCAGTATTAGCACACCGTATGCCTGGGGGAGAGGAGAGACCTATAGGGTTTGCCTCAAGGACACTGACAACAGCAGAAAAGAACTATTCCCAGCTAGACAAAGAAGGTTTGGCTGTGATATATGGCGTGAAGTATTTTCACAAATATCTGTACGGCAGGAAATTTGTGATTTGCACTGACCATAAACCATTGATAAGCCTATTAAACGAAATGAAAGGTGTACCCCAAATGGCATCACAGCGAATAATGAGATGGGCTGTCCTGTTACGAGCATATGAGTATGTTATCAGATACAGAGCAGGAAAGGACAATGTTAATGCTGATGGGTTGAGCCGACTCCCATTGCCTGTGGAGCCCAGTGGGCGGGCACCAGAAGAACGAGTCTTAATGCTGGACCAAGATCAGAGTCCCCTGGCCACATCGCAGCAGTTACAAAGATGGATAACCAGAGATCCCGTACTGTCCAGGGTACGTGAATATATTTTGAGAGGATGGCCAGATCACCATGAAATAGCTTTCGCACCGTACAGACAAAGATCACAAGAGTTGAGTGTGCAAGATGGCTGTGTACTGTGGGGGTCACGTGTGGTGATACCAGAGAAAGGCCGAGCGGCCATGATGGAACAGCTTCATCAGTCACATCCGGGAATGAGCCGCATGAAAGGATTGGCAAGAAGCTACATGTGGTGGCCTTATATGGATACGGACATTGAGAATAAGGTAAAGTCATGCCCCACAtgtcaggaaaacaggaaggccCCGGCCAGCGCTCCGTTACATCCCTGGGAGTGGCCGGAGAAACCATGGAGAAGACTACACAGTGATTATGCAGGGCCTATGATGGGGAAAATGTTCTTAGTGATAGTTGATGCACACTCAAAGTGGTTAGAGGTATATCCGGTAAAATCAGCGACATCGGAAGCAACCATCAGCTGTCTGAGAAGCAGTTTCTGCATACATGGGATTCCGAGATGATTGTGTCAGATAATGCTCAGTGTTTTGTAAGTGATCAAATGAAGAAGTTTATGGCACGAAATGGAGTCACTCGCGTCACATCAGCACCTTATCACCCCTCATCTAACGGGTTAGCGGAGAGAGCAGTGCAAACATTCAAGGAGTTAATGAAGAGAAGCACAGGAGATACATTGGAGACAAAGTTGAACAGAGCCTTGTTTAACTATCGCATCACCCCTCAATCTACAACAGGTATGTCACCTGCTGAGTTGTTGATGGGAAGGAAATTGAGGTGCACCTTGGATCTCATTCACCCAGACTTAAAGCAAAAAGTGACAGCAAAACAAGCAAATCAGAAAGCTAATCATGACAGGCATGTCAGAGAGCGCCATTTCGGAGTAGGAGACTCTGTGTACACAAGGAACTATGGCTTTGGACCAAAGTGGATACCAGGCCTAATTCAGGGCATTACAGGCCCCGTTTCTTATACTGTCAAGTTGGGAAATGGCAATGTTGTCAGGAGACATGTGGATCAGTTGTTCAGTGGACAGAAAGGGGATTCCAGTAATCCAATGCAGGcgccagtggtggaagaagtaatAACACCATTTTCACCCAGGAAAGAGCAGGTAGATACGGGAACTGAACAACCTGAG includes:
- the LOC113143105 gene encoding LOW QUALITY PROTEIN: uncharacterized protein K02A2.6-like (The sequence of the model RefSeq protein was modified relative to this genomic sequence to represent the inferred CDS: inserted 1 base in 1 codon) — encoded protein: MSKRAFYKLFRHTNKPQLSKCGLKLKTYGGHKVPVLGAAKVKVEHGDLTKMLVVVVVKGSGPSLVGRGWIKALKLDWQWFHKVSDRSDTLQEVLSKHEEVFKDELGMLKGFTAKIRVPNDVEPCFYKPRSVPIAMKQKVEQEIERLLREKIIEPVKFAEWAAPIVPVLKPDSRVRICGDYKLTVNKVSSIEQYPIPKMEDMIASLTGGNRYSKLDMSHAYQQIVLDEESRKFVTVNTHKGLFTYTRLPFGVSSSPAIFQRTMEGVLQGMKNVAVYLDDIILTGKDDKDHIQTLEQVLQRLEEAGLRLKRSKCQFMEKEVTFLGHRVDKEGLHPLPAKVKAVQEAPVPTSVTELKAYLGLLNFYNKFLPHLSTTLAPLHTLLRKDTPWSWGLAQETAFNQSKELLQTSEVLVHYDENKELILACDASPYGVGAVLAHRMPGGEERPIGFASRTLTTAEKNYSQLDKEGLAVIYGVKYFHKYLYGRKFVICTDHKPLISLLNEMKGVPQMASQRIMRWAVLLRAYEYVIRYRAGKDNVNADGLSRLPLPVEPSGRAPEERVLMLDQDQSPLATSQQLQRWITRDPVLSRVREYILRGWPDHHEIAFAPYRQRSQELSVQDGCVLWGSRVVIPEKGRAAMMEQLHQSHPGMSRMKGLARSYMWWPYMDTDIENKVKSCPTCQENRKAPASAPLHPWEWPEKPWRRLHSDYAGPMMGKMFLVIVDAHSKWLEVYPVKSATSEATISCLRSSFCIHGIPXMIVSDNAQCFVSDQMKKFMARNGVTRVTSAPYHPSSNGLAERAVQTFKELMKRSTGDTLETKLNRALFNYRITPQSTTGMSPAELLMGRKLRCTLDLIHPDLKQKVTAKQANQKANHDRHVRERHFGVGDSVYTRNYGFGPKWIPGLIQGITGPVSYTVKLGNGNVVRRHVDQLFSGQKGDSSNPMQAPVVEEVITPFSPRKEQVDTGTEQPEDVVVTSDELSTEGEITESSPVKELRRSQRNRRPPAHLKDFAK